TGAGGATGAAAAGAAGGTAGAAATTGAAAGCGGGTAATGAGCCGCCATTCTCAATCTCCTTCATAACTCCTATTATTCGTCTCTTTTAAGGGAAagctaagaaaaaaaaattgccaTTCTCGCCCCTGTCTTCAATCAACTGCGATGGTTCTGTAGAATTTATCTGATCAATATTGTTGATTTGGTAAGTGAATTGTctatcaatattaatttttatcttgcCTTCTGTCAATCTTTCTCGTATTGTTTTTCATATTAGATTTGAgataaagattttgaaatttgaaaaatgagcAGATTAATCGGGTGGTACTCTTCGGTCTGTACGCCTTCAATCTAGGGTTTCGTATTTCTTCATTTTAGTGTTTtgttttatgaataaattgttaGTCTTTATTGTTAATCTGTATTGTTTGAGTCAATTTTGTATTGTTTAAATcaatttattatcaatatttatattgttttttaattaatttgttaatcAGTACAGTTTGCGCCGAGAAAGCCATGAGTATTGTTTGAATCAGTTTTACTAATCTGTATTTCAAATCTCATATCAATTTTGCATCAATTTGTATTGTTAAACTGTATTGTGAATCTCATAtcaatttttattcaaattcacTTTAATTTGCGCAGTAGTTTGTATAGTAATGTCAAAATTTTAATGTGTAATGTTGTTCTTTAACTTTAACTAAATAGGATAGATTTAACTTGGTAGGCTTCAATGAGTTAGAGACGTGATCCTAATGGAATATTAATTATCCTGTGAGTTGTTCAACAACATTTAAcattactaattttattaaatttatcttgcCTTCTGTCAATCTTTTCTCGTATTGTTTTTCATATCGTTTCTTAGATTTAACTTGTGCGTGCTGTTGTAGTTGTTACCGTGGTGTTGTTATCGATGTTGTTGTGTGCTGCTATAACTACTGGGAAGAAATGACCATGTTAATTTTATCCATCAAACTTTCTAAATGAGTATTACGCTTTCAAATGCTAAATTCACTAAACTGGGAAGAAATGACCAtgattaggggtgttcaaaaccggataccgggtcgacccggttccgaaaaaccgggtatccggtttTCCGGATAGCTAAAATTGtattccggatccgacccggttttgtttatttatttatttatttatttcttaattcttttaacaattttttaaacatataattcaaataatattaaaatacttaactAACTAGTCTATGTACCGGGCAGCAGCAATTTTGCGTTTAACTTGATTATATCAGAGATTCAGAGGTATAAATTTCGGCTAGTCAAAATGATTGTCATAATTTCCTTGTTCAAAACTAATTACTCCATTAATTACTTCTACTAAATAGCAAATACCCATCTATTTGTCTAACATAAGCTATCATAAGCAACCAATCTCGCAGAAAACAGGCCTAAGTTCGTTCCTTAATAAGCAACATTTTCCATCAATTCTAAACACAGCTTTTAACAACAATGATTTCCCATAGTTAAGAATAAATTGTCTAAATTCCAAAAGAGGGAAAACCATAAAGATGAGAGAAATAAGGAAGAAAAGTGAGAGAGAGGAATGGCAGACCTTAAGGGCTAAATCCTATTGATTTCGTCTCTGAAGTTCAGTCAAAGTATCCAATAAATCAGCTTTCATAAGACGAGTAAGTCTGGTATTCAGAACTTGCTTTAATTTAGACGGAGATTTGGCAAGTTTGAGGGATTGAACTGCTTGAATAGCTTCAGTAGATAGAATctgattttagggttttcaatttctctttttatattaaaaaaaaaaaaaaaaaaaaaacggataccgggtacccggttttcctaAATTCGtgatccgtatccgacccgaatacccgggTTATCCGATTTTTGGAAACCGGGTTATTTATCCGCTTTTAAAAATCGGAAAGCGGGTTATCGGATCGGATTTTCGGAtacggatatttttgaacacccctaaccaTGATAATGTTATCCACTGCACTATCTTATTGTCATTATCTTGTGTTGTTTGACTGATAGAAATGAACATGGTGTTTTGTTTAATGACTTAAATATCTTAATTAGTTCCAATACTtacttttcctaaaaatagatATTATGATCTTTTGTTTAAAATCAAAAGGGAATGAATTAAGTAAAAATTGCTTAATGTATATTCTATTTGTCATTTCCAATTTACTCCATGTTAaacttaaaattaagtagtattACTTTATTACTTTGTTTGATCTTTTGTTTTATATCTTAATTAAGTAGTTTTACTTTATTGATCTTTTTgttaaacttaaaattttgtaaTCTGAATCCATGTCGAAATTTATGGCTCTTGTTTGTAGTGTATCTAGCTATAAAAGAAgaactttatattttttggatTACACtttgaaaaattatcaaataGCAACCAATTATTATCCTCTGTATCACACACTCTTTACTAATTTCAGCTTTTTAGTTGATCTTTTGGATTTACTTGCAGGAACAAAACTTAGTTAATATTCACCgtcttaaattaaatttgataCTGATAGCTTTGTTTTGATCTTGCAGCAGGTTTTAGCGCTTATTGGCATGGATGAGCGTTGAAGGGCTATAGAATATTTCTACGCCTATGTTGTGGTCAAAGATGTAGTTTGCTTCGAGTTAGTTTAACATATTATGTCAATAGAATTAGTGTTTGGATTGAGCTGTGACATGCGCGACTGAGGGATGAAGATTGGGTTGAGTGTTTGGATCAGTGAGTAAAATGATTAAGTCTCGCATTTTTTTTTCCAGAAGCTAAGAGAGTAGTCTAGTGTTTTAGAAAAAAGAAGGCTGAAAGAAATAGGATGCTTTACCACTTTATTCACGTgatgttgatttcttttccttttctttttccttttttttttatttattttttttctttacttatcatcattttttttatgtactACTAATATTACtaacattattataaaaaagaCAGTGAAATGGGTAAGTTTAGAATTAACCTCATTATTTGAAGGAGTACTATATTTAAGTGACTATTTAACCTacttgaaatttattattaaaatatttttattggatttttatttttttgttatttgcttaaactagtttataattatttacggacaattaaacttaattaaaacaaaaatcaaagtgCTTAAAGTCGCGTCTGTTACGATACTGTTCTTCATATTTTGTGTCTTAGATCTTTAATTGTACCTCTCatagtttaattattgtttttcttgcaaaattcattattatcatctttTATCATGCTTAGTTTAATTCtaagatatttttatttattgttttcacCATAAATAGTGAGTAGATCCTTTTTCTAGGGTTAGGGGTTGAACCTATAATTTAAGTATGATAGATCATCAAAAGTGCCTataaaattaggattaaagtgattaaattgtgctaataaccctaaattaaatattCTTTGTTGAACTAATCAATAGAATCAATgtgtgagattaggatcaaCTCTGTTTCAGAGtaaattttgattaaattcttattaattcgttcgATAAAACTAGTGCGGTGAATTGAGTTAATAGGGTCTAaatttaatagttaattaacagagcgagagtttgagattaactaGATCATATTTAATCATATAATTAATCCGACATTTTATAGACACTAATAGATgtttgatcatacaagaatttaagGATTCCTGACAGCCTATACATCTTCATCATATAGTGTCAAAACACATTTTtattgtaattcttagtttcttaaacaaaatcaaccaatcatttatttctcttaaagcaATATGATAGAGATTAGcaaatttatttatatcaaccaatcatttatttctcttaaagcaATATAGTAGAGATTAGCAAATTTATTTATACTAGCTTACTTGTGTTCGATCCGCAACTACACATTCACCGTATATTTgtggttaaataaaattttcacattaattttcttaaaatttcatCCATTTAATGATAACGATTAGGACTCTGAACCTTGAATCCTCCACTATAACAGTGGTCAGTTGAAATTGATAAAGATCTGTCACTTAAGGGACAATAAAGTGGAGGGTGATGCTAAGTTTGTCGTGGAAGCTTTGAGTAAGAATGGTGTTTCACAATGAAGTCCTCATGGAGAATGTTATTTCTTTAAGcacgtcttgtatgagaccgtttcactaTGAGACGAGTCCATATAAGTAGCCCAATTAacgttattttaaaaaaataattaagtaaatgaaaaacttttttttccaattttttttaactaaatatTAGGGCAATTTATATTAAGCCGTTTCATAATGAGATgatcttaataaaaaatttgtctttttttttgttaagtttATTGGTTGGGttgagtttttattttgttttatagaGAGTAATAAAGTCACTCATAGACTTGCTAAAAAGGAAAACTTTAAATACTTGTGTGGTGTGGGTGTGGGTGTGGGTATGGGTGTGGGGGTTGATGTTGGTTTTCAATTATAGACATTTTGTTATGATTTTCTTTTCACAAATTTTACGACAcacagtctctttgagagactattttTAATTGGGCTGGCCCAAAAAGGATAACATAGAGTAATTTttcggtaggcattaagaatattgttgtagacatttagaatattgtaagtacttaagtacttattCAGTGGGCATTAGGTATATTGTAAATAtgcattaaagatattgtaagtagacattaagaatatggtacGTACGCTAGTTGGCTAAGTTTCTCGGTAGGCGTTAAGACTATTGAAAGTaagcattttaagtacttttcggtgagcattaagtatattataagtaggcattaaggataatgtaagtaggtattaaggatgCGGTAAGTGGACATTAAGGTTTAATAGGTTGGGcatgagagacggtctctcaggagaccGACAATATTCTTTTGGGAAATTCCATGTGGTAACCTTAAGTTTTTTAACTTttccatgtggtagacaaatatttttttaatccacgTGGTGACTCCGAACTTTTAACTTTAGACAAAATGTTCAATTCTTCGTTAAATAAAGTACTTACTTCGgtcaattttttgaaaaaagtgcGGTTAACGGTGAGCAGTGCGTTTGTTCTTTTGAAAAAGGTCGTTATGATCGATAAAAATTACGtatatttaacaaaaatcttaaCTTTTTGGATACCAAGTAGAAAAGTTAGAAGTTTAGGGTCACCACTCGGATTAAAAAAACGTTTGAACTCGGGGTCACACGTGGAAGCCAATAAGCTAAAAGTGGGGTAGGGGTAAGGGTAAGGGTAAGGGGAGGGGTGTCTGTGTTAGGGAGGTTAGGGGGGtggttttaatttttcttttatctttcttGCAAAATGGCTTGCAGGTTGTTAACAGGTCATGAATGTTACAGGAAAATTCACCTTAAATTtcgtattatttatggttatagttggtattattgtaagagaaaagttaaaatgttttattattcacgataatttttaGGAAAACTCACCtcaaagtttgtattatttatggttatagttgatattattgtaagagaaaagttaaaatgttgtattattcacgataatttttcttttattttttttaaaactaaacATTAGGCCTATCCATATTAAGCAGTCTCACTATAAGATGgtcttaataaataatttttcttcTTATTGTGTTTAAAAAATAGTATAGATTTtccactaattcttaaatgagacggtttcacggtgagaccatctctattggcctgacccaatatacatttttgtcttaaaatgatcacttataacgttaaagtgatcacttataatttaatataattaattattatagtcttagagtgattacttataactttaaaacgattacttattATCTTCAAGTAACCAATTGAAGTAATGAGCTATTATATGGAcccgtctcatgatgagacgatttcatacaaaatttgaaaaacataagagaaaaaataaaaaaaattaacaaaataaactaagaatcaaacttattccaaaagtaagcgtgaaattcccaaacctgAGATTTGGGGGTTctcagttagtaactgcgaacaacaacaggacaaaatagctgttcccagttactaagtaggaacaactatttttgtctttttttgacctgttcgcagttagtaactgggaATAGACCCAAACCTCATgtttgagattttcacgcttacttttggaataagtttagaacttagtttatttaattattagtagtattattttttttgctcaagtatttcaaaaattcCTAGACGAGCTGTACGTTTTGTcccaaaaaaaaagtattagaCAACTGGCCCAATTGTCTATCTGAGGCCCATATATGCATTTTCGTTAATGGGCCTTGTTAGTGATCGAATAGTAAAAGCTGCCGAAACAAAACAAAGGAGAAGACCGTAAACGTAACGAAGCTAAAACAAAACCCTAATTATTTTGTTTGCCTGAGAGCTCTCGCAGTATTCCCGCTTTCTCTCCTTCTAGGTAACACATCTAATTCCATCTCTTTCGTTTTCTCAGTTTTGCAATTTACAATTCATTGTCTTCTGGATTGCTTTTGATCAATGTATAAATGGATTGATCGTTGCTCTTTTTGTGGTTTGGCTtttatttgatgtaaaaaaATGTGTTTGCTTTTGTAGGTTTGTTTATAAATAATCTTATCTTGtcttgtttgatttttaattgttggagttgattttgtttttcatttatctttggTAGCCTGTTGGTCGTTTTGAATGTTGGAGCTTAAAGAATGATTTGAtcttgttttgtttgtttttggtgACTGAAATCGAAATATTGATTAGACGGAATAATATCTAAATCTTATATTTCTTTGAAAAATGGGTGAATAGTAGAATATTATCTAAACTATCACAATTCATATTtcagtttatttttctttcGAGAGAATTCATAATTTCTATATGGTATTGGTATCCGAATTGTTGATCAAACATCTTGTAGCACAAGTCTTTGTTGTGGATGAATTAGTTTTATTCGAATCAATAAATTTGCAACTGAGTTAGTTATTTGAATCATGGGTACTAACATTATAATGTTGGTTCTGTAAAAATGGTTTCAATGATTTTGGTAGGTATGAGATGTGCTTATGGTTTAATTATCAGCAGTTGGTATTGGAGAAAATTACACTATTTCGAAGTTTAATATCTTTCCTCCAGCATATGGGTGTCTCCTCTTGTTGAAAATCATATACTGCATTGATGTCAGCTATTTTGAGTTTATTATCAGTTCAAGTGATAGAAATGTAGATTAAAACAGACTTTAGGTTAGTCCCAGCAGTTACTGTATATTTCTAATGATAAAATGTCTGTAAAATCTGCTATGAGTTTCTCGAATAAGTGTTATATCTTGCTGGACTCTGTGACCTTTTTAATCTTTATCCGTTTATGAAATGATCAACTTGATATATACGTTTATGACTAGTGATGATTTCCTTGATCTGTACTATGGGTAGTGATGATCAAGTTGCCTATTGCACTGAAATATCTCGTCTCGAAATTGTTTTGAGCTGGGATCTTAGTTTTAACCTGGGTGTTTTACATCATGACAGTAATTTGTGCCTGCAAAGATGGTGAGGACAAGTGTTCTGAATGATGCTCTCAAAACTATGTATAATGCTGAGAAGAGAGGCAAGAGGCAGGTTCTCATCAGACCTTCTTCAAAAGTGATCATCAAGTTTCTTCTTGTTATGCAAAAGCATGGTACAATCACTTATTTTTATGAGTTCCCTCCTTTTTTAAGGATAAATATGTTTAGCTTGTTGCATGTATTGACTGGTTTTCAATTTGACTTTTCATCTGTAGGTTATATCGGAGAATTTGAGTATGTTGATGACCACAGATCTGGAAAGATTGTGATTGAGCTGAATGGAAGATTAAATAAGTGTGGTGTTATCAGCCCTCGTTTTGATGTTGGAGTGAAGGAGATCGAGTCCTGGACTGCAAGATTGCTTCCTTCTAGACAGGTTGACTTTCTAAATTTTACCAGGAGCTCTTTGAAATATCTACATTTGCTTCATAAAAAAAGATTGTGGGCAGGAACATATTGTTTGCATatatttagttaagggactcaCATGctttattattatctttttttgcCTTTTCATTCAGTTTGGATATATTGTACTTACAACTTCAGCGGGAATCATGGACCACGAAGAGGCAAGAAGGAAGAATGTTGGAGGCAAGGTGCTTGGCTTTTTTTACTGATAAAAGAAGCTTTTATGGAGTGTCTCTTAACCTTTTGGATTAGTATTACATTACTGAAAATTTTGCCTTATAATTGTTATTTGGTTGAGAACATTGCACCCCTTTTTTTATATCTCTAATATGCCTTGACTCTGGTGTTTCCTTTATCATATTGTACGATTAAAGTCGAGTACTACGCTTGCTAGTGAGTTGAGTAGTTGATTAACATCACGTCTTTCACAGTGAGGTGTGCCCTATGTTTTTACTACAATCTTTTTATCCATTTCTTATTCTAAATGAAAGACTTTTGTGAAGAGATGATAAATTAATCATTCTAGATTTTAAGGTCAATTTCCTTGTTGGTAATATGATTTATTGTGAAATACACATACAATGCctgcttttttattttattatattttatttttatttttataccgTTAGTACGTTACTAGTGCAAACTCCCTTATTTGTTGGGTCCTCATTAATCAGCATTCAtgtgattgatccttgtttttttTAACTTGTAGCATATTGTTGGAGATGTGATGTGGGTTTGTCTATTTTAGTCAATTCATTGTTGGGGTTAAGAGTAGCTTTATTATCTGCTGCTTACAGTGAAAGTGAAACTTGTATCAGTCTATATTATCGTATAAAGTCGTTGAAGCGGCCAGACCTTGTATTGGTGATTTGTTGTTTGGAGGGTTTAGTGATGTACATCAGGAATGGAGTTATCAGTTATCAACTCTGGCCTTAGTTTCTTTCCAGCTCTTAGTCTTGAACAGGGTTTACTGTCTGTCGTTTTCTGTTAGGTGTAGTTGCTTGGATAGTCTAGTTATCCAGTTTGAAGTTGAATAAATGTTATGCTAGACACTAGTTGATGCCAATGTGTCTTGTTTCTTTATAACGGGTACACCAGGGAGATAGGGAAGTTGAATAGATGTTATGCTAGACActatatgaatatatgaaaaagtATATCGTGTATTGTGTCTAGTGTGTGCTTCAACATTTGACTATGCGTGTGTTGCGTTTAGCATATACTTCTACTTatgattatgcgcaaaagaggaaATATTCTCAAGAGTGATTTGGTCATCTAATCAGGTTAGCTCGTGGTGTATAGAAGTACTAGAATTTTTACACAGTCTGGGGCTTCATGTATGTCATTATATATAAGGTAGTTCATGATAGTTTATGATTTACCGTTTCTTTGATGTCTTCTCGAAAATATGGAGAAATATGACATCTTTTTTATAGAGTTatttacctttgtttggatattGATTTTGGAGGACATGATTTATAAGGAAGAGATTTGTGTATTGAGTTCCTTGATTTCGATGATAATCAAATATCTCTACAAGTCGAAAGATTTTGAAAGAAAGTAATATTTTGATGATCTTTTCTCTTCGAGTCCCATCCCTCTCCTAAACAAACACGGGAACTCCCGCATTTTTCTCATATGTCTTCACCTTCACCTCCTTTCTATCCATAAATTATTATCTGAACATAGTGATAGTCGTAAACAAAATTGGTTTGTATGGAGTCTATTTTTCGTGAGTACACACGTTTCTCCGGTTTGTTTAGCTAGCATGCATCTACGCCATGGATAAGGCACtttcttgtgtgccaagttctgtTATGTACTCTGTTGCGCAATGTTTGTTCCAACTGCCAGGGGTTGCCTGGTTTAAAATAAGTATAGTTTGTTCCAACTGCCAGGGGTTGCCTGGTTTAAAATAAGTATAGTTTGTTCCAACTGCCAGGGGTTGCCTGgtttaaaataagtatttttaggGGCTTGATAGAGAATTTAAGTAAAATTAAGAACACTGCTGAAGTCTGAAAGTAGGCTCTCAAAGTCTGAACTGCTTACATTGTTCGAAGCAAAACACATATATTGATAGAAAGCAATGCACTGCTTTAAGTGCTATTATTCAGCAATCAGGCTGCAACTAAAAATCAAGCTGTATGATTCGAGATGAAAGCCCTTTTTCTCACAGGATGTCGAAGATCATGTACGAAATTCTCCAATGTTACGTGTTAACTTGTGTTTCTTTATATTTATGTTATTGAAGCGGTAGTCGAATTGGATACATAGAAACTGATATGTTCAGCTAGTAAGCTTTTGGATCTTACCGACCTGTGTTTGACGTCTTTGAATGATGATTATGATCATAGCAGGAACTGAACCTTAAGATTGCTTAGTCCGGCTATTCAGATCATCTCCAATGGGAGGTTCAAGAGAGATGCTCAAATGGAGAGAATGAGAGATAATAGGGTGTTCAATGATGCTACATATTGTGGGTAGAATGGTAGATGTTCTAGTGGGATGCTCATTAAAGCATCCATCTCCtaacaaagaaaaagaaaaaatattttgtaatttttttaactcCTCTTATCCaagttttcttttgtttgggTAAAATCGATCTCATTCCTCTCGATCTCCCTGTGAAGGGAGTATGAGTATGAATTGTCCGACAAGTTCTCTCACTCGGACCCTGCTCTTGAGCGGGAtattaggtatgatgatgatgataatgaatcATCGTCaagcatttaaaaataaatgtcactattgTGTATGCCTGCAGTGAACCTGACACTTGACTAATCCAAGCAATTTCTTAACCACCTATGGTTTGGTTAATCTTGGCAAATGTCGTGTAGAGGTGTAAGTTTGGCGTTTGATTTAGAtccaatataaattttattcaaactaaattaaatttggTTTAGATTTTTTCGGTTCAAAGCTAGaacatatatttttaattcaaattgaaCTGGAACTGATTTATAGAAAACTAATCTAAATTGATTTGAATTGATCGAATTGCTTGGAATTGACTGATCTGCACCAAACTAAGTTGTTAAGTTGTTAACTCTTGAAATAAGTCAAAAAAGTATATAGGATATTAGTATGGGAAAAATTCTGTCTCTATTCAAATAGCAAGTTACGCGCATAGATAAGAtagaattttcattaaaatagatAAGACTaagatatattataataatgtatactataaaatatattaataaatttcatATATAAGGACATACTaaataaattatcaataatatcagtaacacatatattaaatattaatagctttataaaaattatagtaCTTAACTTAATAGAATACATTTTGATCGAATACTTTTTCAtcatatttaataaattaaaccaaCAAATTAGACAATATCCAAGAACGGGATCTTCGCTCAAAAATATGTTCTCACTAATATTACCCCTTCTTAAGCCTaccatataattaaaaaataaaaattgtatgTGATAATCTTTAGTTTTTGCCTCTTTATTTGAtggacaaatatttttttaatttgcgtgGTAATTCTAATCTTCTAATATTTCTATTTGGTAGGCAAGAGATTaagattttgttaaatttatattattattacccAGTTATATGACTGTTTTCATGAAAACAAATGTCACGATCAATCTTATGTGACATATTTTtcgaaaatatatttaaaatgagTACTTAATTAACAAAGAACAAAATTTATTGTCTACCGcatgaaaaatttaaaagctTAAGCTcgtggattaaaaaaaaataattgttacgATGTGAAATTTTCAATGCGATAAGGAAGTCAATGCAGAGAGAGTTAGTAATTAGTCTCTTTCATACGTGCTGTGTTGAGAGTTAGTAGTTAGTAATTTTCAATGGTTAAACTTAAATACTtctatataacaaaataaactactACTACTTTAATTTcttcgtattttattaataattacacAACTTATTTACTGCGAATTGGGAATATGATATTTGGTGTACTGAGTTAACATctgattttcaaaaatatg
The sequence above is drawn from the Amaranthus tricolor cultivar Red isolate AtriRed21 chromosome 5, ASM2621246v1, whole genome shotgun sequence genome and encodes:
- the LOC130814341 gene encoding 40S ribosomal protein S15a-1-like encodes the protein MVRTSVLNDALKTMYNAEKRGKRQVLIRPSSKVIIKFLLVMQKHGYIGEFEYVDDHRSGKIVIELNGRLNKCGVISPRFDVGVKEIESWTARLLPSRQFGYIVLTTSAGIMDHEEARRKNVGGKVLGFFY